The DNA window CGCGCGCGCTAAAGCGCGGCCGATTCATCCTCGTCGACGTAGACCTCGTACGCAAGATTCGTAATCGCCGCACACATGTCCACGAGCACCGCGCGCACCTCGCCCGGTCCGATTGGCTGGTTTTCTTCCCACGTCGCAAAACGATCGAGAACGTTGCGGAGATTCTGCATGGTCAGCATCGAGCGTTCGGCTTTGGTCGGTTTCACGCGAGGCTCTTCTTCAAACATCCGTCGGCGACCCGTGGCGTTAGAAGTACGGTCAAAGTGGAAACGAACCGCCCACATCCAACGAGCGGAGAGCGTACGTGACGCGAAAGAAGAGCGCCGAAGCAAGCGAAGAGGCCGGCAACACCGTCCAGCTCACGGGAACCGAAGAGGCCCAGGTGACCCAGCGGACCGCGCTGCGACCCGAGGTCGTCTTCGAAACGGTCCGTCGCGAAGGCGATGCCGAGCTGAACCGTTCGGTCTCCGCCCTCGCGTTTTCGGCGCTCGCCGCGGGCCTCTCGATGGGATTCTCGCTGATCGTCCCGGGCTTCTTGCATGCGACCCTGCCGGCGTCTCCGTGGCGCGTTTTGATCGAGAATCTCGGCTATACCACGGGGTTCCTCATCGTCGTCTTAGGGCGCCAGCAGCTCTTTACCGAAAACACGGTCACGGCGATTCTGCCGCTGCTCGACGAACCGCGTAAACTCGGGATCTTCTTGAAGGTCTGCCGGCTATGGTCGATCGTCTTAGCCGGAAACCTCGTGGGTGCGGCGATCATCGCGGCCGTTCTCGCGCACACGTCGACGTTCGACCCGCACGTTAAAGC is part of the Candidatus Baltobacteraceae bacterium genome and encodes:
- a CDS encoding formate/nitrite transporter family protein, with product MTRKKSAEASEEAGNTVQLTGTEEAQVTQRTALRPEVVFETVRREGDAELNRSVSALAFSALAAGLSMGFSLIVPGFLHATLPASPWRVLIENLGYTTGFLIVVLGRQQLFTENTVTAILPLLDEPRKLGIFLKVCRLWSIVLAGNLVGAAIIAAVLAHTSTFDPHVKAAFTELGLATLAPSFGTIVLRGIFAGWLIALMVWLLPAAGNQKITVILVITYLVGFLGLSHIIAGSVEAIYAVASGAATVQSYVFHFLIPVFVGNVIGGVLLVSLLNYGQVAPEHSEAPKRRVKP